The proteins below are encoded in one region of Epinephelus lanceolatus isolate andai-2023 chromosome 7, ASM4190304v1, whole genome shotgun sequence:
- the fgf18a gene encoding fibroblast growth factor 18a isoform X1, with amino-acid sequence MWPLLSTLTVLCIQMLLVMCNPLQQVLGVDGVNFSVHVENQTQVRDTMSRRHHRVYQLYSRTSGKHVQVLGRRISARGEDGDKFAQLVVEADTFGSQVRIRGKETNFYLCMNRRGKLVGKKASNRSDDCVFVEKVLENHYTALMSARYTGWYVGFTKRGRPRRGPHTLPNQQDVHFMKRFPPGEQPDLTTPFRFTTVSKRGKRVRATGPR; translated from the exons ATGTGGCCCCTTCTTTCCACGCTGACCGTCTT ATGTATCCAGATGTTGCTGGTGATGTGCAATCCATTACAG CAGGTACTTGGTGTGGATGGGGTCAACTTCAGTGTGCATGTGGAGAACCAGACGCAGGTGCGAGACACCATGAGTCGGCGACACCACCGGGTCTACCAGCTCTACAGCCGCACCAGCGGCAAACACGTCCAGGTGCTGGGACGCAGAATCAGCGCTCGAGGAGAAGATGGAGACAAATTtg CCCAGCTCGTAGTGGAGGCCGATACCTTTGGCAGCCAGGTGAGAATCCGGGGCAAAGAAACCAATTTCTACCTTTGCATGAACCGCCGTGGCAAGCTGGTAGGAAAG aAGGCCAGTAATCGAAGCGATGACTGCGTCTTTGTGGAAAAGGTTCTGGAAAACCACTACACAGCTCTGATGTCAGCACGCTACACAGGCTGGTACGTGGGCTTCACTAAAAGAGGCCGTCCTCGCCGCGGCCCCCACACGCTCCCCAACCAGCAGGACGTACACTTCATGAAGCGCTTCCCGCCTGGGGAGCAGCCCGACCTCACCACCCCCTTTCGCTTCACCACCGTCAGCAAGCGGGGAAAGCGGGTGCGCGCTACTGGGCCCCGCTAG
- the fgf18a gene encoding fibroblast growth factor 18a isoform X2 has protein sequence MWPLLSTLTVLCIQMLLVMCNPLQQVLGVDGVNFSVHVENQTQVRDTMSRRHHRVYQLYSRTSGKHVQVLGRRISARGEDGDKFAQLVVEADTFGSQVRIRGKETNFYLCMNRRGKLVGKASNRSDDCVFVEKVLENHYTALMSARYTGWYVGFTKRGRPRRGPHTLPNQQDVHFMKRFPPGEQPDLTTPFRFTTVSKRGKRVRATGPR, from the exons ATGTGGCCCCTTCTTTCCACGCTGACCGTCTT ATGTATCCAGATGTTGCTGGTGATGTGCAATCCATTACAG CAGGTACTTGGTGTGGATGGGGTCAACTTCAGTGTGCATGTGGAGAACCAGACGCAGGTGCGAGACACCATGAGTCGGCGACACCACCGGGTCTACCAGCTCTACAGCCGCACCAGCGGCAAACACGTCCAGGTGCTGGGACGCAGAATCAGCGCTCGAGGAGAAGATGGAGACAAATTtg CCCAGCTCGTAGTGGAGGCCGATACCTTTGGCAGCCAGGTGAGAATCCGGGGCAAAGAAACCAATTTCTACCTTTGCATGAACCGCCGTGGCAAGCTGGTAGGAAAG GCCAGTAATCGAAGCGATGACTGCGTCTTTGTGGAAAAGGTTCTGGAAAACCACTACACAGCTCTGATGTCAGCACGCTACACAGGCTGGTACGTGGGCTTCACTAAAAGAGGCCGTCCTCGCCGCGGCCCCCACACGCTCCCCAACCAGCAGGACGTACACTTCATGAAGCGCTTCCCGCCTGGGGAGCAGCCCGACCTCACCACCCCCTTTCGCTTCACCACCGTCAGCAAGCGGGGAAAGCGGGTGCGCGCTACTGGGCCCCGCTAG
- the fgf18a gene encoding fibroblast growth factor 18a isoform X3: MWPLLSTLTVLCIQMLLVMCNPLQVLGVDGVNFSVHVENQTQVRDTMSRRHHRVYQLYSRTSGKHVQVLGRRISARGEDGDKFAQLVVEADTFGSQVRIRGKETNFYLCMNRRGKLVGKKASNRSDDCVFVEKVLENHYTALMSARYTGWYVGFTKRGRPRRGPHTLPNQQDVHFMKRFPPGEQPDLTTPFRFTTVSKRGKRVRATGPR; encoded by the exons ATGTGGCCCCTTCTTTCCACGCTGACCGTCTT ATGTATCCAGATGTTGCTGGTGATGTGCAATCCATTACAG GTACTTGGTGTGGATGGGGTCAACTTCAGTGTGCATGTGGAGAACCAGACGCAGGTGCGAGACACCATGAGTCGGCGACACCACCGGGTCTACCAGCTCTACAGCCGCACCAGCGGCAAACACGTCCAGGTGCTGGGACGCAGAATCAGCGCTCGAGGAGAAGATGGAGACAAATTtg CCCAGCTCGTAGTGGAGGCCGATACCTTTGGCAGCCAGGTGAGAATCCGGGGCAAAGAAACCAATTTCTACCTTTGCATGAACCGCCGTGGCAAGCTGGTAGGAAAG aAGGCCAGTAATCGAAGCGATGACTGCGTCTTTGTGGAAAAGGTTCTGGAAAACCACTACACAGCTCTGATGTCAGCACGCTACACAGGCTGGTACGTGGGCTTCACTAAAAGAGGCCGTCCTCGCCGCGGCCCCCACACGCTCCCCAACCAGCAGGACGTACACTTCATGAAGCGCTTCCCGCCTGGGGAGCAGCCCGACCTCACCACCCCCTTTCGCTTCACCACCGTCAGCAAGCGGGGAAAGCGGGTGCGCGCTACTGGGCCCCGCTAG